In the Rhodothermales bacterium genome, CAATCGACATCTGCGATCTTGTCGAAGTCGTCGTCGAAGTTTCCGAGCGTGACACGCTTCTGCGTCGCGTCGGTGAAGAACGGCGCCGGGTTCATCTTCGTCGCGTCCTTGAACGCCTTCTCAACGATGCTATTCGGCTTTCCCTCTTTGCCGATCGACTCGGGCGTGACGTCGAGGAGGAGAACGTGGAGGCCGGCGTTCGCGAGGTGGGCCGCGATCTGCGAGCCCATCACGCCCGCGCCGAGCACGGCGGCGGTGCGGAACGGGCGGGGGCTGACGACGTGCGCCTGCTTTCCGTTCGCGGTGGTCTGGGTCAAGGTTTCCATGATGGCTAGGGTATCAGGATGAACGTAGGGGCGACCGGCCGGTCGCCCGTACAGGTGGATTCAAACGAAGGCGCCGACGCCAGTCACGGCGCGGCCGACAATGAGGGAGTTGATCTCGTTCGTGCCCTCGTAGGAGTAGATGGCTTCGGTGTCGGAGAAGTAGCGGGCGACGTGGTATTCGAGCAGGATGCCGTTGCCGCCGTGGAGATCGCGGGCGAGGGCGACCGTCTCGCGGCAGCGCGCGGCCGTGTACACCTTCGCGAGCGAGGCCTGCGCGTCCGTCATCCGGCCCTGATCCTGCAAGCGCGAGAGGCGGAGGCACATCGTCTGCATCGCCGTCACGTTCCCGAGCATGTCGACGAGCTTGTCCTGGATGAGTTGGAAGTGGTCGATGGAGCGGCCGAATTGCCGCCGCTCACGGGCGTACTTCACGGAGCGCTCGTAGGCCCCCATCGCACAACCGACGGCCTGCCACGCCACGCCCGCCCGCGTCAGCCGCAGGACTTCGGCCACGTCGCGGAACGAGTCGCACTTCTGCAGCCGGTCGCTCTCCGGCACGCGGCAGTCGGTGAGCGTGATGAGGCCGTTCTCGACGGCGCGGAGGGCGATCTTGCCCTGGATCTTCTCGACCGCGTAGCCGGGGTTCTCCTTCGCGCGGACGATGAAGCCCTTCACGTCGCCGCTCTCTTCCTCGCGCGCCCAGATCACGACGAGGTCGGCGAAGGTGGCATTCCCGATCCACTTCTTCTGGCCGTTGAGCACCCATTCGTCGCCCTCGCGGCGGCACGTCGTCGTGAGCCCGCCAGAGACGGCGGAGCCGACGTGGGGCTCGGTCAGCCCGAAGGCGCCGATCACGTCCATGTTGCGCATCTTCGGGAGCCACTCCGCCTTCTGCTCCTCCCCGCCGCAGACCAGTAGCGACTGCATGGCGAGGCCGGCGTGGACGCCGAAGAACGTCGCCGTCGAGACGTCGACGCGGGCCATCTCCATCGTCACGATGCCTTCAAGCATCGAGCCGTTGGACTCCCGCGTGTTGAGGTCCTCGCCGTAGATCAGCGTCGGCAGGTCGAGCTTTCGCAGGCCGTCGCGGAGGAGGTCGATCGGCGTTTCGTCACGGCTCCAGTACTCGTTGATGACGGGCTGGACCTCGTCCTCCATGAAAGCGCGGACGCCCTTCATCACACGGCACTCGTCGGGTTCGAGGAGGCCCTCGATGTCGTAGAAGTCGCCGTTGATCTCGGGGCGCTCCCGCTGCTTCCCGTTCTGGCCGCCCATCATCTTCTTCATCTGCGCGAGCATCGCCTCGTCCATCTGCGACACCATGCCGATGAGTTCGCCGAGGTCCACTTTCTCAGCGAGTTTGGCAACCTTCGCCATGTCGACGTTCTGGACGAGCTTCATCAGTTCGCCCATCTGGGCGAAGTCCATCGGAGGGGTGTCGGAGTCGGTAGCCATGAGGGGCGGGGGCAGATGAGGAGAGGGGTCCGGGTTATATCCGACCGAAGCGGGGCGGGTCCGGGCACGAGATGACTTAACGCGCTTAACGGCGTTAAGTGCCGAGCAAAAGAAGAGCGCGTGAGGCGACGGCCCCACGCGCTCCGGTTTCCTCAGGCGACCGCGACGCTCTCGTGCTTGTCCGCGACGTCGGCTTTGTACATCCGCTCGATGTCGTCGTTGTACGCCTTGCTCACGGCCGAGCGCTTCACCTTCATCGTCGGCGTCAGCAGCTCGTTCTCGACCGTCATAAGGTCCGAGATCAGCTTGAACCGCTTGATCTGGCTCCAGTGATCGGCCCCCTGGTTCGCCTCCTTCACGAGGCTCTCGTACTTGGCGAGCACGTCGGGGTGCTTGAGGAGCGCGTCGTCGGACATCGAGCCGACCCCTTTGTCCTCGGCCCAGCCCCGCAGCACCTCAGTGCTGGGGAAGATCAGGGCCGAGCAGAACTTGTGCCCGCTGCCGACGACTACGGCCTGCTCGATGAGCGGGTCTTCCATCAGCGCGTTCTCGAGCGGCGACGGGATGACGTACTTGCCCGTCGAGAGCTTGAAGAGGGCCTTCTTGCGGTCGGTGATCTTGAGGAATCCTTCGGGTGTGAACTCGCCGATGTCGCCGGTGTGGAACCAGTTGTCGGCGTCCATCACCTCTTCGGTCTTGTCGTCGGCTTTGTAGTAGCCCTTCATGATGTGCGGCCCGCGCGAGAGGATCTCGCCGTCCTCGGCGATGGCGACTTCGACGCCGGGGATCGGCTGGCCGACGGCGCCGGCGCGGTTGGCGTCGAGCCGGTTCATCGTGATGACGGGGCTCGTCTCGGTGAGGCCGTAGCCCTGCACGACGGGCACGCCGAAGGCGTTGAACGAGGCCGCGAGGTCGGCCCGGAGCGCGGCCCCGCCGACGGCGACGGTCTTGACGCGCGTGAGCCCGAGCTTCTCGCGGAGCTTGGAGTAGACGAGCTTGTCGGCGAGCGCGAACTTGATCGGGCTGAGACCACCCTTCGGCTTGCTGAGGTCGTAGTCGCCGGCGAGGTCGAGCGCCCACGTCCCGATCTTCTTCTTCACGCCGTCGCTGTCGCGGACGCCGAGGAGG is a window encoding:
- a CDS encoding acyl-CoA dehydrogenase family protein translates to MATDSDTPPMDFAQMGELMKLVQNVDMAKVAKLAEKVDLGELIGMVSQMDEAMLAQMKKMMGGQNGKQRERPEINGDFYDIEGLLEPDECRVMKGVRAFMEDEVQPVINEYWSRDETPIDLLRDGLRKLDLPTLIYGEDLNTRESNGSMLEGIVTMEMARVDVSTATFFGVHAGLAMQSLLVCGGEEQKAEWLPKMRNMDVIGAFGLTEPHVGSAVSGGLTTTCRREGDEWVLNGQKKWIGNATFADLVVIWAREEESGDVKGFIVRAKENPGYAVEKIQGKIALRAVENGLITLTDCRVPESDRLQKCDSFRDVAEVLRLTRAGVAWQAVGCAMGAYERSVKYARERRQFGRSIDHFQLIQDKLVDMLGNVTAMQTMCLRLSRLQDQGRMTDAQASLAKVYTAARCRETVALARDLHGGNGILLEYHVARYFSDTEAIYSYEGTNEINSLIVGRAVTGVGAFV
- a CDS encoding long-chain fatty acid--CoA ligase — its product is MPLQIHTAPPQLGDPILGKTLVEMLDEVVEKYPNPTAFNQPRDGGGWTTMSNNDFRDAADEVALGLLEAGLERGDHAAFFMDSDMYFALADFSCLIAGIVNAPLYTTYAEDNLVYVTEHAEAKAMFVSNPTMLAQLAKWLPRVPSVKTVILAEGNAGSIAMPDGVRLFTLDELRALGRDRKKENPGELAELRSKVGAHDLTTLIYTSGTTGLPKGVMLTHENVSSNVLGALQALGALKHQEEVVVTFLPATHIFARMLTIAHIAYGHSIYFSNPDLLVGHLAELKPTFFATVPRVLEKVYDKVLLGVRDSDGVKKKIGTWALDLAGDYDLSKPKGGLSPIKFALADKLVYSKLREKLGLTRVKTVAVGGAALRADLAASFNAFGVPVVQGYGLTETSPVITMNRLDANRAGAVGQPIPGVEVAIAEDGEILSRGPHIMKGYYKADDKTEEVMDADNWFHTGDIGEFTPEGFLKITDRKKALFKLSTGKYVIPSPLENALMEDPLIEQAVVVGSGHKFCSALIFPSTEVLRGWAEDKGVGSMSDDALLKHPDVLAKYESLVKEANQGADHWSQIKRFKLISDLMTVENELLTPTMKVKRSAVSKAYNDDIERMYKADVADKHESVAVA